From the genome of Streptomyces sp. JH34:
CCTGTGCTACCTGCGCCGAGGCCAGATCAAGCACACCATCCCCGAACCGAAGGACCAGCGGGCCAACCGCCGCCGCCGAGGCAGCCGAGGCGGCAGGCCTGCAGGGTTCGACAAGGAGATGTACAAGCGGCGCAACGAGGTCGAGCGCACGATCAACCAGCTCAAGCACTCCAGGGGCCGTGGCCACGCGCTACGACAAGCGCGCCTACGTCTTCACGGGCACCGTGACCTTGTCCTCGATCCGCCTGTGGCTCAAGCCCTGACGAATGGGTTCCGTCAGCGGGCTTCCAGTTCTTCGGCTCTCTTCGTGAGCTCCGCCGCGATGTCGTCCCAGTCCGGACCGTGCAGCCACAGGTTCTGCGCGGACTCCCGCAGAAGAGCCGGCTCGTCGTGCCTCTGCAGCAGTACGAGCCGATAGGCGAGGTTGCGGATCCACACCGGGAGCTGGCCGTCGACCAGGTTCGGGCAGAGCTCCCGCAGCATCGAGAGGATCGCGTCCGCGTCAGCGAACGTCAGCTCTTCCACAAAGTAGTGCTCGCGATGCTCCTGACCGCATGCCGGAGTCGGACGGAACTCGTCTCCGTAAAGACACCGGGCGTGCTCGGTCAGCGTGCTGTGCATGCGCTGCAGCTTACGACGTCATGATCCGCCAGACAGGGCCCAGCCCTGCCCTCCCCGCACCCGCATCCTCGCGCCCGTACGCAAAGGCCCGCCCCGGCTACGGCAAACGAACCGCGTCAGGGCAACGCGCACCCTGGGCCGAAGACTTCGCTCTGATGCCGGAGCGCGAGCGGTACATCGCCGGATACGTCGACCCCCTCCCCGAAGGCGCGGCGATGGACATCAAGTCGCTGGCCAAACACCTGCCCCTGTACGGCCAGATGGCCGTCTCCAGCGCCCTGAAAGCCCTTGGAGTAGCGGGGCATCTGCGGCGCGTGCGCTGCCTGGCCGGTGAGCGGGATCAGGTCCGCTGGGTGTCCCGCACCTACTGGTCCCGGACCGCGCGTGACAACGAGTGGTGGGACGCGTTCCTGACCACCGAGGGCAGCGTCCCCCCGCCCGAGGCGACACCCGCTCCCCCATCGACCGACGCCGATGCGCAGGCCCCGGTCGCTGCGTCACCCCAGAACGCGACCACGTCACCGGCTGCAACGCCCGAGCCCGCCCCGCAACAGACCGCGGTTGCCTCCGAGGCCGCCGCCGCAGGCGTGACGCACCCCGCGCCCGCACCCTCTGCCGTTCCCGAGCAGCGCGCGCACGGGGCGGCCCAGGCCGCGCACTCTCCCGCGTACCTCGCGCTCGCCCAACTCGGCCGTATGGAAGCGCGCCTGGCCCTCTCCGCAGCCGACTGCCGCGTCCTTGAGCCCCTGGCCGCCGCCTGGTTCTCACGCGGCGTGGATGCCGACTACCTCACCCAGGCCCTCACGGCGGGCCTCCCCGCCCAGGTGGACTCCCCCGTCGGCCTCGTACGCCGCCGCCTCGTCGACAAGCTGCCACCGCAGCTGACCAGCA
Proteins encoded in this window:
- a CDS encoding MarR family transcriptional regulator, which produces MIRQTGPSPALPAPASSRPYAKARPGYGKRTASGQRAPWAEDFALMPERERYIAGYVDPLPEGAAMDIKSLAKHLPLYGQMAVSSALKALGVAGHLRRVRCLAGERDQVRWVSRTYWSRTARDNEWWDAFLTTEGSVPPPEATPAPPSTDADAQAPVAASPQNATTSPAATPEPAPQQTAVASEAAAAGVTHPAPAPSAVPEQRAHGAAQAAHSPAYLALAQLGRMEARLALSAADCRVLEPLAAAWFSRGVDADYLTQALTAGLPAQVDSPVGLVRRRLVDKLPPQLTSSTAPATAAVTRGRRLLAECTECGRPGAPEALPDGLCRGCRTAASDTTPAAPAGPPAERDVHALVAQLRELTRLP